The DNA segment GACGGGCGAGCTGGAGGAGGTTCGTCGTCGACGTCTGCTCGTCGAACTCGGACTGCGGCGCAGCAACCTGCGTGGGAACCGCGACGGTGGGAGGCGGCGAAGCCGGCTCCGCGAACGCCGTCGCCGGTGCTGCGGCGGGCGCGGGCACCGGCGCTGCAGCGGCCGCCGCCTGTGCGTTTCGCACGGCTTCGGCGGCGCGTGCCTCCGCAGCGGTCAGACGCTGACGGAGCTCGTCGTTCTCTCCGTTCAGTCGGCGAAGTTCGACGACGACCTCGTCGAGGAAGTCGTCGACTTCGTCCTGGTCGTATCCCTCACGGAACTTCGTCGCCTGGAAGCGCTTGTTGACCACATCTTCCGGAGTTAGCGCCATGGCTGCCCACCCTCAAATCTGTCTTGGCTCGGATCGGTTCTGCCTACGGTAGCAGGGTAGAACGTCGAGACGCAGTGCCGTTCGTCTCGCCGGGTCATGCTTGCAGCAGATCGTCAGGTCGTCACGCAGTCGCCGCGGCGAGTCCCGAGACGATCGTCATGAGGACGATCACCACCAGCATCGCGAGGCTCCACCCGAGGTCGAGCGCGATCTGCCCGATGCGGATCGGCGGCACGAGTCGACGGAAGAACTTCACGGGCGGATCGGTGACCGTGTAGACGGCTTCGACCACGACGAGCCAGAATCCGCGGGTCGCCAACCGCGGTTGAACGTGCGGATCAGATCGAGCACGAAGCGCGCCCACATGATGAAGAAGTAGATGAGCAGGAGCGTCGAGAGGATGCTCCAGACGACGGACAGTGCTCCCACGTCGGGAGAGTCTACTGGTGCGAGAAGAAGGTCGAGTCGCCGGCGCCCTCGGAGTCGCCCGTCTCCCCCGAGACGACGACGTGCGCGGGCGAGAGCAGGAAGACCTTGCTCGTGACGCGCTCGATCTTGCCGTAGAGGCCCTGCGACAGACCGCTCGCGAAGTCGATGAGGCGGCGCGCGTCGGCGTCGGACATCTGCGAGAGGTTGATGATGACGGGCACCCCCTCGCGGAACGACTCGGCGATGACCTGCGCGTCGCGGTACTGACGCGGGTGGACGGTGAGGATCTCGTTCATGTCGGCCTGGGGGGTCGTCGGCGCGGGCTGGGGCGCCT comes from the Agromyces protaetiae genome and includes:
- a CDS encoding DivIVA domain-containing protein; protein product: MALTPEDVVNKRFQATKFREGYDQDEVDDFLDEVVVELRRLNGENDELRQRLTAAEARAAEAVRNAQAAAAAAPVPAPAAAPATAFAEPASPPPTVAVPTQVAAPQSEFDEQTSTTNLLQLARRLHEEHVREGVEKRDALIAEGHATAARVVAEAEAKSRQQMTVLDQERVALEKSVDELRIFEREYRQKLKSYIEGQLRDLDTAAPVQVSGGQGFSNPVSAPTRQAEPAAPTFQGFGG
- a CDS encoding cell division protein SepF, yielding MSNPLKKTMVYLGLADEELEHEPASQPTAAPSPAPVVHAAPAPKGGGAAVTPLRKAPQPAPTTPQADMNEILTVHPRQYRDAQVIAESFREGVPVIINLSQMSDADARRLIDFASGLSQGLYGKIERVTSKVFLLSPAHVVVSGETGDSEGAGDSTFFSHQ